One Vairimorpha necatrix chromosome 7, complete sequence DNA segment encodes these proteins:
- a CDS encoding putative SP-containing protein, with the protein MVFLTCVLLVYTTLGNLSLLQNKIIERPNMPYNNSESNYIMDNFDSNYKAQPFNNTYKSESLSNFKESLTRP; encoded by the coding sequence ATGGTTTTTCTTACATGCGTGCTTTTAGTTTATACTACTTTAGGAAACTTAAGCCTTCtacaaaacaaaattattgaGAGACCAAACATGCCTTATAACAACAGCGAGTCGAATTATATCATGGATAATTTTGattcaaattataaagCTCAACCTTTTAATAATACCTATAAATCCGAGTCTCTAAGTAATTTCAAAGAAAGTCTAACAAGACCTTGA